ATGAACTGATCTATAACCACGAGCTTTTCCTCATTCAGATAAAATCCATCACTTCACTCATGGGGGTCTAGGTTGAGTCAATATTAGATGCTGGTCTGCGCCGCCACGCTCGACTGGAGTCAGCACTAAAAACGTAAACGTCACAATTGTGGCAAAGGAAAGGTCTGTCAGAGTGTGTGGTTAATGTGATGCGGGTTATCGACTCTTGAGCCGCATGTGTGACCGGAGAAGGAGAACAGATCTTAGCTCTTTTGAAGGAGAGACCGTGATTGAAGCATCAGACAGAGTGAGGTCAGACAGAGTTACCTGCCGTGCTGGTCTGAAACTCACATTACTGCAACAAATGTGCTTCTCGGAACAAAAACCCCCTGATTTATTGACTCGCACATTTTATTGGCAGGTTTTACTGTTTGGCAGTAACTTACCGACGCATCCTCCTCAAACTGTGACCAGGAATTAATGAGTCTGGTCGCTGCGCTCATGTTTACATGAAGCTGTTTTAGTTGCGACGTATCTCCATTAAACCAATAAAAAGGGCAGTGATTTTAAAGGCGTAATAAAAACGAATCACTTGATCAAAATGGTGCTTCGGTTTATTTTACTGCTGCTAGTTaagttcattttatttcttgtcGGATTCCTCTCACATTCCTTTaatataaagaaaataataataagtggaGAGACATTTTTATACGTAAATGTGCAGCGGATTGTATCAaagtgaaaatacaaaaatcgTCCACCACCATCCCAAATATCATATCTATGATTTATTATACATTCTGGGtacataaatacaaacattgtgtacataaataaatcattaaataaatacataaagaaTGACTTCTCCATCGTTCACACTGTCTTAGCCAAGTCCATCGACAATCCAAGCGTGGATGTTTATTTACACTTGAGGTCTGCTACAGTTCATGAGGAGCCCGGCGGGGGCTGGGTGGACAAGGAGTGGGCGGTGGACGGGTGGCAGTCGGTGGTTTCGGGCAGTGTTAGCAGGAGGTGAAAGTTTTCCAGAAGAAGTTTTTACAGGGGGCTTTGCGGTCACGCTGGGGCAGTGATAGCCGGTTGTAGACTGCCCGCTCCTCCAGACGGGACTCCAGaggctcctccagctccaggggCGTTGCTTCACCGGGCAGCATGTTGGTGTCCAACGCTCCGTCTAACAAGCCCGACACCAGCTTCAAGATCAGCTCTTTGCGATCTTTGCTCAACTCCTAGCAAGAAAACAGCAGGCATTTCAACATCATTCCCACAAGTGAAATAAAGCCTTCACAGAAAAACCACTCTGGAATGGACAGAAAATCTGCTCACCCTGTTGACGTGCATGGGACTCCTATCATCGACAGGAACCACGGAGGCTGCTCTGACATTGAACAGGACTCCCATGAGAGCTGCTATCACCAGGAAAAGCTGCATGCTGCAACCAGGGGGGACCAGGTCGAACCACAGAGAGTGATGAAGGAGGGAGTCAGAGGACCTCGGACCTGCTCTGGAGGCGGAGAAAGTCTCGGCGGCTGCTGGTCTTGGACTCGAAAAAGCGCTGATGTTTTACCTCCAAAGTCCCCGACTCTTTTATACGTCTCACTCCCCATCTGCCACTGACGCAGGAGGTGGTGGGTGTATGacggagggtgtgtgtgtgtgtgtgtgagtaagcAGGGGGTGTGAACACGGGAGAGGAGGATGTGAAGGGGTCAGGACAGAACAAATGGATGATTGAAAGGTTAACCTTTTTAAGCAAATTGTGACTCATCATCGGTGAACAAAATTTCTGACCGCTCTCATCATCAACTGAAGAATCtcgggaaaaaaaatctgaaaagaaaCGCTGAAAAGAATCTCACACAGAAACTGTACTGTACTGAAGACTTGCACCGGAGATCACTTGGTTTATATGGTCAACAAGGATTTTCACTCTTTCAAAATGGTGCTGAACTTTCTGATGTCAATAAATGCAGTTCTTTGCTTGGTTGCTGTTCATGGTTGCTTTGTGTTTATCTTTCGTCTCGTGGATATACATTTGACCTCCTTCACTTTCCAAATGACAACAGAGAGATACGCAGTGAAAGAATTCAAACTTCTTAAACACTAACAGACTTCAAACGTTGACTCTTATGGATGTtaagagcttcaactgttgcagtgcattatgggaagaAGGGCCAGTTGAGCTCCAGCCTCGAGtttctttcatgtttaaaaCCAGAATCAAGGGAGAATTTTATACTTTTAATATTCTTCAAATTTTCAGATCACCAAACTACAACTTTCAGGGGTTTCATATCAACACAAAAGCAGACCCTCGCGCCCTCCAAGTACAGAGCAGACCACTCACACATGTCCAGTCGAAGCAGATGATATCGAAGCCATAGAGCAGTAAAACAGCAAGTGTGTGTGGAGTACACGGCACTGAGAGAGAGTGTAAACAGGGTGGgctgaacaaaagaaatgatTGAGCCATGACTGCGAGCAAATGACTCACGAGTGGGAAATGTCCATCTTCAAACTTCATATTAACCCCGACACCTATCGGCTCTCACAGCTCATCAGCTGCGCGGTCGCCAAACAAGGTGCATTATAATGACAGTCCTGCGAAGGCGCACCAGCCTGTAACAGCAATCTACGAATGCAAGATGGAGCTCTTATT
This portion of the Synchiropus splendidus isolate RoL2022-P1 chromosome 18, RoL_Sspl_1.0, whole genome shotgun sequence genome encodes:
- the sst7 gene encoding cortistatin: MQLFLVIAALMGVLFNVRAASVVPVDDRSPMHVNRELSKDRKELILKLVSGLLDGALDTNMLPGEATPLELEEPLESRLEERAVYNRLSLPQRDRKAPCKNFFWKTFTSC